A window of the Gemmatimonadota bacterium genome harbors these coding sequences:
- a CDS encoding type I restriction enzyme HsdR N-terminal domain-containing protein — translation MERLNFPEYGFEIDSDEAGRRIIFDPIRRRFVRLTPEEWVRQHLVRYLVEDRGFPAGFAAVEKGFQYAGTAVRADVIMHDLKGRPVLMGECKAPDVRVTEAVFEQLARYNSVINARFLVATNGKTHFCCEHKTGGGYAFLPELPEFERA, via the coding sequence ATGGAACGGCTCAATTTCCCGGAATACGGATTCGAAATCGATTCGGATGAAGCGGGCCGCAGGATCATTTTCGACCCGATCCGGCGCAGGTTCGTCCGACTGACGCCCGAGGAGTGGGTCCGGCAGCACCTGGTGCGGTACCTGGTGGAGGACCGGGGCTTTCCCGCGGGCTTTGCCGCCGTGGAAAAGGGATTCCAGTACGCCGGAACGGCCGTTCGCGCCGACGTGATCATGCACGACCTGAAGGGACGGCCGGTGCTCATGGGCGAATGCAAGGCGCCGGACGTGCGGGTAACCGAAGCGGTATTCGAGCAGCTGGCCCGGTACAATTCGGTCATCAACGCCCGGTTCCTGGTGGCCACCAACGGCAAGACACACTTCTGCTGCGAGCACAAAACCGGCGGGGGATATGCCTTTCTGCCGGAACTGCCTGAATTCGAGCGTGCCTGA
- a CDS encoding phytanoyl-CoA dioxygenase family protein — MELVARETLEQRVEALDQDGYVYFSSALADDEVVELRDAMDRLEARSEEFDRHTNPDSHGFLNKSINNVFNRDPLFLSYLDRPDVIDVVEAAHGPDCHVIGMTAWMTGPGRPDQGVHVDWQPLELPEDVMDDPRVHVPVYITTAHFYLNDIYEELGPTQFIPGSHRAGRCPSNGESTWRGVEPRSILCSAGDAVLFRCEVWHRGTANTSGRMRYLLQVHYAQRMITQKFPPYLNRFQFDPAILSRATARQRRLLGEHVQSNYD, encoded by the coding sequence CTGGAATTGGTCGCGAGGGAGACGCTGGAACAGCGGGTTGAAGCCCTGGACCAGGACGGCTATGTCTATTTTTCAAGTGCGCTTGCAGATGATGAAGTCGTCGAACTGCGCGATGCCATGGACCGGCTGGAAGCGCGGTCCGAAGAGTTCGACCGGCACACGAACCCAGATTCCCACGGTTTTCTCAACAAGTCCATCAACAACGTGTTTAACCGGGACCCGCTGTTTCTGTCCTATCTGGACCGCCCGGATGTCATCGACGTGGTCGAAGCCGCCCATGGACCGGACTGTCACGTAATCGGCATGACGGCGTGGATGACGGGCCCGGGCCGGCCGGACCAGGGCGTCCACGTGGACTGGCAGCCGCTGGAGCTGCCGGAGGACGTCATGGACGATCCCCGTGTCCATGTGCCGGTGTACATCACCACGGCCCACTTCTATCTCAACGATATCTACGAGGAACTTGGCCCCACGCAGTTCATTCCGGGCAGCCACCGCGCGGGCCGCTGTCCGTCCAATGGCGAATCCACCTGGCGCGGAGTCGAACCGCGGAGCATACTGTGTTCGGCCGGCGACGCCGTCCTCTTCCGCTGCGAAGTCTGGCACCGCGGGACGGCGAATACGAGCGGCCGGATGCGCTACCTGCTCCAGGTCCACTACGCACAGCGCATGATCACGCAGAAGTTTCCGCCCTACCTGAACCGATTCCAGTTCGACCCGGCCATCCTGTCCCGGGCTACGGCCCGCCAGCGGCGGTTGCTCGGCGAGCATGTTCAAAGCAATTACGACTGA